In the Wyeomyia smithii strain HCP4-BCI-WySm-NY-G18 chromosome 2, ASM2978416v1, whole genome shotgun sequence genome, one interval contains:
- the LOC129724387 gene encoding protein G12-like → MKLLSIVSFALVASVALSQPTSRGLQEDFDEFVALLPVDEIVSVAMRYFLTDKEVQAAVQYITGPEFAAVWDQVFALKEVRDVLNYLEDAGVNVYDALNELAKLIGVKPVKPSHAIRRIASTRGLNDLIEEVLALLTQDKLKALFEQKLATSAEFKAFFEKLQSTDFQSLVDFANNSAELQSLLAKLREHGVDVDKFFELVKGFFGWGY, encoded by the exons ATGAAACTACTATCGATTGTCTCCTTCGCACTGGTCGCCTCGGTGGCCCTCAGTCAGCCGACCAGCCGTGGCCTGCAGGAAGATTTCGATGAATTTGTCGCTCTACTGCcagtcgatgaaatcgtcagtGTTGCCATGCGTTACTTCTTAACCGACAAGGAAGTGCAAGCCGCTGTTCAGTATATCACCGGGCCGGAGTTTGCTGCCGTATGGGATCAGGTGTTCGCCCTCAAGGAAGTCCGTGACGTTCTGAACTATCTGGAAGATGCTGGTGTTAATGTGTACGATGCGCTTAACGAGTTGGCCAAACTGATCGGAGTTAAGCCGGTGAAACCCAGTCACGCTATTCGTCGCATCGCCAGCACCCGTGGACTGAATGATCTGATCGAGGAAGTGTTGGCTCTTCTGACCCAGGACAAGCTGAAGGCACTGTTCGAACAGAAGCTGGCTACCAGCGCTGAGTTCAAGGCATTCTTTGAGAAGCTCCAGAGTACCGACTTCCAGAGTTTGGTGGATTTTGCCAAT AATTCCGCCGAACTGCAATCTCTGCTCGCGAAACTGCGCGAGCATGGAGTCGATGTTGACAAGTTCTTCGAGCTCGTCAAAGGATTTTTCGGCTGGGGATATTAA